GAATATTATCAAGCAAAAGGAATGTATGAAAACCGTATATATAAAGGGATACCTAAAGTGTTGGCTGATTTAAAACAAGCTGGTTGTAACGTGTATATTGCAACCTCTAAGCCAGAAATTTATGCAAAACAAATCTTAGCTCATTTTGATTTAGCTCATTATTTTGATGGAATATATGGTGCGAGTTTAGATGGTGAAAGATCAAAAAAGGGAGATGTCATTCGTTATGCCCTAAATGAAGCAAATCTCACTCAGTTGAAAGAAATAATAATGATCGGTGACCGAAGCCATGACATATTAGGTGCAAAAGAGAACGAACTGGATTGTATAGGTGTGTTATATGGATTTGGAAATAAGGCAGAATTAGAAAAATCTGGGGCGGATTATATTGTCTCAACACCTGAAGAAATCGAAGAAATAATTACAAAATAGTAAAGCAAGAAGAGACCTAGACAAAAGCGTTTATTTCCGAAAGAGCTGCTTTTTCTTGCTGTTTATTCGGATTTAGAGCCCGTAACAAAACTGATTTTTAGTTTTGTTATGGGCTCTTCTTTTTAAACGTTCTATTATTGCGGCAATTGATCATAAGCAAGTAGCTCGATAATATTCTGGTGCTCTGGATAGAGCATGTTCAACTGTTTTTTTGTAAATAATTCAAAATCTTGATAGTCAAACCCAGGAGAAACCATACAGCTCACTAAAGCGAATTCATCGTTTCCATCAATAGTTGAACCAAAAATCACATTTTTTGGTACAACAGCTTGCAATACTTCCCCGTTTTCCAAATCAGCACCCAATCGAATCTTTTCATATCGGCGGTTCGGATGTAATAAATGAATACTTAAAGTGGAACCAACATGATAATACCAGACTTCATCAGAGGCTAAACGATGAAAGTGAGAAGGATTCCCTTTCGTCAATAGAAAATAAATACTCGTATAGTAAGGAC
This sequence is a window from Enterococcus sp. 7F3_DIV0205. Protein-coding genes within it:
- a CDS encoding HAD family hydrolase → MKESESLMQYKTILFDLDGTITDSGEGIIHSVIYALKKLNIAVPDSTELYSFIGPPLNDTFKNSYHLDDESTEQAVSYYREYYQAKGMYENRIYKGIPKVLADLKQAGCNVYIATSKPEIYAKQILAHFDLAHYFDGIYGASLDGERSKKGDVIRYALNEANLTQLKEIIMIGDRSHDILGAKENELDCIGVLYGFGNKAELEKSGADYIVSTPEEIEEIITK
- a CDS encoding cupin domain-containing protein translates to MEKNQAYWIEQLKLEPHPEGGYFRQVLCSEQSLQVSAGTTRPYYTSIYFLLTKGNPSHFHRLASDEVWYYHVGSTLSIHLLHPNRRYEKIRLGADLENGEVLQAVVPKNVIFGSTIDGNDEFALVSCMVSPGFDYQDFELFTKKQLNMLYPEHQNIIELLAYDQLPQ